The region TCACCGCGGCATGCCCTTGTCCTTCGCGCGCTTCGACGGCGAACTCCTGGAATGCTCCTACCACGGCTGGCGCTTCGATGCGCGGACCGGGAGGTGTCGAGCCATCCCCTCGCTGCCCGCTGGCGCGAAGGTCTCGGTCGAGCGGATCGCGGTCGCCCGGTTCCCTGCCGTCGATCAGGACGGCCAGGTGTGGGTGTACATACCCGATCCCGCCGTCTCCGACGGCGCGGTCCCGGCCGTCCCGATCCTGCCCGTCTTCAGCCCACGCTATCGCCTGACGCACTTCGCGGCGGACGTCCGGTGCGGCTTCGATGAGGCCGTGCTGAGTCTCCTGGATCCGGCCCACGGGCCGTTTGTTCATCAGGCGTGGTGGTGGCGACGGCCGCGCGCAATCTACGAGAAAGAGAAGGTGTTCGAGCCCATCGCCGATGGCTTCCGCGTCCGGCCGCACGCCCCGTCCACCAACAGCGCTCCCTACAAGGTGCTGCGCCTGTACCGACGGCCGGTCGAGACCATCATCGAGTTCAGGCTCCCGAGCACGCGCTTGGAATGGACCACCTGCGGCCCCTATTGGTTTTCTTCCCGTACCGTCGTGACCCCGCTCGATGCGGAGGGCTGCCGGCTGGACTTCTGCGCGGCCTGGAATCTTTTTGGGAGAATCCCGTTCGTGACCGCGCTCTTTCGCTTCTTCGGCCGCAGGTTCCTGCGCCAGGACCAGCGGAACCTCGAACGCCTGGCCCGCGGCCTGCGGCACGACCCGCCGACGATGTTGCTCGGCGATGCTGATCAACCAGCGCGCTGGTACCTCGAGCTGCGCGCGGCGCACCTCAGGGCCCGCCGCAGCGGCCAACCCGTTCAGCATCCGCTGCGGAGTCCGGTGACGCTGCGCTGGCGGAGCTGAGTCTAGATCGGCAGGCAGACGCCCGCCGCCGTCGCGAGCCCCTCGGTTCGCGCCACCCACGTCGGCACGACGAGGTCGACGAACAGCCGGTGGGCTGCTCGCAGGTGCGTGGCCGCCATGCCGGGGTCCCCGGTAGTCGTCCCGAGCTCGGCCAGGGCCAGGTGGGTGCGCCCGACCTCGAACCGGGCTTCGACGGAGCCAAAGGTGCCGAGCGCATCAGTGAAGTGGGTCTTGGCTTCCGTGACGTCCGCCGCGGTCCTGGTGAGCCGTCCGAGGGCGCGCTGGGCCCACCCGACCCCCAGCCCGTACTTCACCTCCCGTGTGATCTCCAGGCCCCGGCCGATGAGGTCACGCGCCTTCTCGGGCTGCCCGGCGAGGAGGCAGCACTCCCCGAGCAGCGCGGTGAACCAGC is a window of Candidatus Methylomirabilota bacterium DNA encoding:
- a CDS encoding Rieske 2Fe-2S domain-containing protein, producing the protein MTLGFWYPTRLSPRLRAGTLRPEMLAGVPLVVGRDVHGVPFAIRDNCPHRGMPLSFARFDGELLECSYHGWRFDARTGRCRAIPSLPAGAKVSVERIAVARFPAVDQDGQVWVYIPDPAVSDGAVPAVPILPVFSPRYRLTHFAADVRCGFDEAVLSLLDPAHGPFVHQAWWWRRPRAIYEKEKVFEPIADGFRVRPHAPSTNSAPYKVLRLYRRPVETIIEFRLPSTRLEWTTCGPYWFSSRTVVTPLDAEGCRLDFCAAWNLFGRIPFVTALFRFFGRRFLRQDQRNLERLARGLRHDPPTMLLGDADQPARWYLELRAAHLRARRSGQPVQHPLRSPVTLRWRS